The region GACGCGTGATCGCCACAGGGCATCACCTGGAATGGCTGGCCATTGCCCCGGAGCGATTCCACCCGGACCGAAATATCGTCCGGCACGGGGCCGACTGGGCGATTCGGGATGCGATTGATGCTCCTCAGTCGCAGATTGATCAGAACTACACGTTCTACTCTCACGTCGGAAATGCCCTGGCTCTGTGGCGGAATACGACGCCAGCCGAATTCTGGCAACAGTGGCGCAGCGATCACCCCGAGGCGGAAGAATTCGCAGAGCCAGCGGCCACAGTCGAATCGAAGGATGAAAAAACCGTTCCACAACAAGCGCATTGAGGCGATTACAGGCTGGATTTTTCCCCACCAGGCCGCAAAAATTGCACGTCGGCCAGAGAGCCAGAGTTTGAAATGGCACGTGCAGGATGCGGATGTGTCTTGGAATTCAGGGATCGAATCAGGTGCAGATATGGTTATTAACGTCGATAAACCGTTCCAGCTTTTGATCACCGACGATAATTCAGCCTTTCGTCAGGTGCTTCGCGACGCGCTGGAACTCGCCTCCACCAACGTTGAAGTCGTTGAACAGTCTCATGAGACTGCCAGCCACCGAGGGCCAATTCTCGAGGTGTTCGAGGCAGAATCAGGCGAAGAAGCCGTAGAAATTGTCCGCAAACAGCGAATTGACATCGTCCTTCTGGATATGCATATGCACATCATGTCCGGGCTTGAGACCCTGAGGGTTCTCAAACGGATGGACGCATTGAGACCCTGCATTCTGATCACATCCGATACCAGCGAGCAGATCTGTCGCGAAGCTCAGGAAGCCAACGCATTCTCTGTTCTGAAGAAGCCCGTCCCGCGCAGGCAACTGGTCGCAACCGTCTCAACCGCTCTGGCGTCTGCATACCACAACGAAACTGAG is a window of Planctomycetaceae bacterium DNA encoding:
- a CDS encoding response regulator encodes the protein MSWNSGIESGADMVINVDKPFQLLITDDNSAFRQVLRDALELASTNVEVVEQSHETASHRGPILEVFEAESGEEAVEIVRKQRIDIVLLDMHMHIMSGLETLRVLKRMDALRPCILITSDTSEQICREAQEANAFSVLKKPVPRRQLVATVSTALASAYHNETE